A stretch of the Dioscorea cayenensis subsp. rotundata cultivar TDr96_F1 chromosome 4, TDr96_F1_v2_PseudoChromosome.rev07_lg8_w22 25.fasta, whole genome shotgun sequence genome encodes the following:
- the LOC120258331 gene encoding BTB/POZ domain and ankyrin repeat-containing protein NPR1-like gives MQYSDSTMLSDSATAAADEALRRLSDNIATLLHWTDHADAFIIVKGKPDLAIPVHRCVLSARSPFFQRLFSTIPKGKEPRIEMGVVASGFNVGVDALHSVLAFVYSGRAGIPPRDACVCVDGDCLHLCCRPALDFALGVLFTSFKFEISELVSIYQEHLLEILKNVVIEDVLLILSVVNMCNDSNDSCKILFTECVRIVADSDLDMLTLDKALPEDVVKQVIKLRPTSPVSLGPQRPGFPNANMKKIYSALDSNDFELIEMLLAEGHTSLDDACALHYAVSYCHEKIVTTILDRGMADVNRRNARGYTVLHCAAIRKEPVIIISVLAKGARPSEVTPDGRTALQILKRLTKYVDYKRPSDEVKAFTDDHLCIDMLEEAERKDPLLREPFVSHPVAGEDLRDSLLYLENRVIFAKFYFPFEAKLAMKIAGVDGTLEFVVSTSLSETRENLPRKEALSRTVALGRYFFPRCSAVLDNLLDNEGELNEPEQRRYLEILADISMAI, from the exons ATGCAATACAGCGACTCTACGATGCTTTCGGACTCGGCCACCGCCGCCGCCGACGAGGCCCTTCGTCGGCTCTCCGACAACATCGCCACCCTCCTCCACTGGACGGACCACGCCGACGCCTTCATCATCGTCAAAGGCAAGCCCGACCTCGCGATCCCCGTCCACCGCTGCGTGCTCTCCGCGCGTAGCCCCTTTTTTCAGCGTCTCTTCTCCACGATCCCTAAAGGGAAAGAGCCGAGGATTGAAATGGGTGTTGTCGCGAGTGGATTCAACGTCGGAGTTGATGCTCTGCATTCGGTGCTCGCCTTTGTTTACAGTGGCCGTGCTGGGATTCCTCCGAGGGACGCCTGTGTGTGCGTCGATGGGGATTGCCTGCACCTTTGTTGTCGCCCGGCGTTGGATTTTGCTCTTGGAGTTCTCTTCACGTCGTTCAAGTTTGAGATTTCTGAGCTCGTGAGCATTTATCAG GAACACCTCCTTGAAATTCTTAAAAATGTAGTAATAGAGGATGTTCTGCTGATTCTCTCTGTGGTTAATATGTGCAATGATTCCAATGATTCCTGCAAGATATTGTTTACCGAGTGCGTTAGGATTGTGGCTGATTCTGACCTTGACATGCTGACACTTGACAAAGCATTGCCTGAAGATGTTGTAAAACAAGTGATAAAGCTGAGGCCGACGAGTCCTGTATCTCTCGGACCTCAAAGGCCTGGTTTTCCCAATGCCAATATGAAGAAAATATATAGTGCTCTCGATTCAAACGACTTTGAATTAATTGAAATGCTGCTAGCAGAGGGGCACACATCTCTGGATGATGCTTGTGCATTACATTACGCTGTATCTTACTGTCACGAAAAGATTGTGACGACAATTTTAGATCGTGGAATGGCAGATGTTAATCGAAGAAATGCCAGGGGTTACACTGTGCTTCACTGTGCTGCTATCCGTAAAGAACCGGTAATTATCATTTCTGTTCTAGCTAAGGGAGCTCGACCATCTGAAGTTACGCCAGATGGGAGAACCGCACTCCAGATTTTAAAGAGACTTACAAAATATGTAGACTACAAGAGGCCAAGTGATGAAGTGAAGGCCTTTACTGATGACCACTTATGCATTGACATGTTAGAGGAAGCTGAAAGAAAAGATCCACTACTCAGAGAACCTTTTGTTTCTCATCCAGTGGCCGGAGAAGATCTCCGTGATTCCTTGTTGTATCTTGAGAATAGAG ttatctttgcaaaatTCTATTTCCCGTTTGAAGCAAAACTCGCAATGAAAATTGCTGGAGTGGATGGTACTTTGGAATTTGTTGTATCAACTAGTCTGAGTGAAACACGAGAAAATCTACCCCGGAAGGAAGCACTATCAAGAACAG TGGCACTTGGCAGATATTTCTTTCCACGATGCTCAGCGGTTCTTGACAACTTGCTGGACAATGAAGGTGAGTTAAATGAGCCTGAACAGAGAAGATACCTTGAAATCCTTGCTGATATTTCAATGGCGATATAG
- the LOC120258235 gene encoding uncharacterized protein LOC120258235 isoform X1 produces the protein MDESLAEKDVKAPNLIERAKEEIEAIMHREKKHNKETHGMRDDIDETTPIDEIKGPNVFERAKEEIGALVETIHSKKEHDHQMHSEDRKGFWELLGRSFEKFCSPFTPKRD, from the exons ATGGATGAATCACTTGCAG AGAAGGATGTGAAAGCTCCTAATTTGATAGAAAGAGCAAAGGAGGAGATTGAAGCAATCATGCATAGGGAGAAGAAGCATAATAAGGAGACTCATGGAATGCGTGATGACATCGATGAGACTACACCTATCGACGAGATTAAAGGCCCCAATGTCTTCGAAAGAGCAAAGGAGGAGATTGGGGCCCTTGTAGAAACTATTCATTCAAAGAAGGAGCATGATCACCAAATGCATTCAGAGGATCGAAAGGGCTTTTGGGAACTTCTTGGTAGAAGTTTTGAGAAATTTTGCTCTCCGTTTACTCCAAAGCGAGATTGA
- the LOC120258235 gene encoding uncharacterized protein LOC120258235 isoform X2, which produces MNHLQDVKAPNLIERAKEEIEAIMHREKKHNKETHGMRDDIDETTPIDEIKGPNVFERAKEEIGALVETIHSKKEHDHQMHSEDRKGFWELLGRSFEKFCSPFTPKRD; this is translated from the exons ATGAATCACTTGCAG GATGTGAAAGCTCCTAATTTGATAGAAAGAGCAAAGGAGGAGATTGAAGCAATCATGCATAGGGAGAAGAAGCATAATAAGGAGACTCATGGAATGCGTGATGACATCGATGAGACTACACCTATCGACGAGATTAAAGGCCCCAATGTCTTCGAAAGAGCAAAGGAGGAGATTGGGGCCCTTGTAGAAACTATTCATTCAAAGAAGGAGCATGATCACCAAATGCATTCAGAGGATCGAAAGGGCTTTTGGGAACTTCTTGGTAGAAGTTTTGAGAAATTTTGCTCTCCGTTTACTCCAAAGCGAGATTGA
- the LOC120259032 gene encoding mitochondrial carrier protein CoAc1, whose protein sequence is MGSSQGSTLTSATASAADVDVDVSLLDLVPVYIKELIAGGAAGGFSKSAVAPLERVKILMQTRTSEFKSLGIFQSLNKVKQQEGILGFYKGNGASVLRIVPYAALHFMTYEQYRCWILNNCPSLGSGPSIDLLAGSAAGGTAVLCTYPLDLARTKLAYEMANTRIGNSLSYNAQPSYNGIKDVFRSVYMEGGLRSLYRGVGPTLIGILPYAGLKFYIYEELKTRVPEEHQKSVVLRLSCGALAGLFGQTLTYPLDVVRRQMQVQNNQQSNQLGSPQIKGTIQGLNFIVRNQGWKQLFAGLSLNYVKVVPSVAIGFTAYDMMKSILRVPPREKTASVQASA, encoded by the exons ATGGGATCGTCGCAAGGTTCGACCTTGACTTCGGCTACGGCCTCGGCGGCGGATGTGGATGTGGATGTGTCTTTGCTCGATTTGGTTCCAGTTTATATTAAGGAATTGATTGCTGGGGGCGCGGCCGGGGGTTTCTCTAAGAGTGCCGTTGCACCACTGGAGCGTGTGAAGATTCTCATGCAG ACAAGAACGTCAGAGTTTAAATCTCTTGGAATTTTCCAATCCTTGAATAAGGTAAAGCAACAAGAGGGTATTCTAGGCTTCTACAA GGGGAATGGTGCTAGTGTTCTTCGAATTGTGCCCTATGCGGCACTACATTTTATGACATACGAACAATATCGGTGCTGGATTTTGAATAACTGCCCCTCCTTGGGAAGTGGACCTTCCATTGATCTTTTAGCTGGCTCAGCAGCTGGTGGAACTGCTGTTTTATGTACCTATCCTCTAGATTTGGCTCGGACTAAACTAGCTTATGAg ATGGCTAACACAAGAATTGGGAATTCATTGAGTTATAATGCCCAGCCTTCTTATAATGGTATTAAAGATGTTTTCAGAAGTGTCTATATGGAAGGTGGATTACGATCCTTGTATCGAGGAGTTG GTCCAACTCTTATTGGCATTCTTCCTTATGCTGGTCTGAAGTTTTACATATATGAGGAACTCAAGACTCGGGTCCCCGAAGAGCACCAAAAATCTGTTGTTTTACGGCTTTCCTGTGGTGCTTTAGCAGGCTTATTTGGGCAGACTCTCACATACCCACTTGATGTTGTTAGGAGGCAGATgcag GTCCAGAACAATCAGCAGTCTAATCAACTTGGTTCTCCTCAAATCAAGGGAACAATTCAAGGGCTCAACTTCATCGTTCGAAATCAAGGATGGAAACAATTGTTTGCTGGTCTTAGCCTTAACTATGTCAAG GTCGTTCCATCAGTGGCCATTGGTTTCACTGCCTATGACATGATGAAATCCATCCTCCGGGTGCCGCCACGGGAAAAGACCGCTTCAGTACAAGCTTCTGCATAA